In the genome of Phycisphaeraceae bacterium, one region contains:
- a CDS encoding SUMF1/EgtB/PvdO family nonheme iron enzyme: protein MHSALLVSFALVSTASARDLRVTVEHGYEFVTIGAPGNRAYEGYPFGPNLMGAGQGRVDYEYRIARTEVSTGDWLEFRNTNSHLADNPQFFATVNGWGAQTTTTTGQWRLTPGLANAERTPVGITSWISAAMYCNWLHNGKEVSAQALLTGAYNLAGAGYTVDSPRVVGSPVPREQDAKFFIPTRDEWKKAVYFDPDAEDPAFPGQGRWWLFPNQGDDLLVPGYPGQKGAETSAYLTGPPPEGSPTANYIPLGSYPQTMTPWGLLDASGATSEWLDHWDSVRYFSAGSSYGGSGPDQVDDQVWNTADTGFRGLRIAAAVPAPGVCATLSLYTIIMTRRRR, encoded by the coding sequence ATGCACAGCGCTCTCCTGGTGTCGTTCGCGCTCGTCTCGACCGCCTCCGCACGCGATCTGAGGGTAACCGTCGAACACGGGTACGAGTTCGTCACCATCGGCGCCCCGGGAAACCGCGCGTACGAGGGGTACCCCTTCGGACCGAACCTCATGGGCGCCGGGCAGGGACGCGTCGACTACGAGTACCGCATCGCACGCACCGAGGTCAGCACCGGCGACTGGCTCGAATTCCGCAACACAAACTCGCACCTCGCCGACAACCCTCAGTTCTTCGCCACCGTCAACGGGTGGGGCGCCCAGACCACCACCACCACGGGACAGTGGCGACTCACACCCGGGCTCGCCAACGCGGAACGCACACCCGTGGGCATCACCTCGTGGATCAGCGCGGCCATGTACTGCAACTGGCTCCACAACGGCAAAGAGGTCTCGGCCCAGGCGCTGCTCACCGGCGCGTACAACCTCGCCGGGGCCGGGTACACGGTCGATTCGCCGCGTGTGGTCGGATCGCCGGTCCCGCGCGAACAGGACGCGAAGTTCTTCATCCCCACGCGCGACGAGTGGAAGAAGGCGGTCTACTTCGATCCCGACGCCGAAGACCCGGCGTTCCCCGGCCAGGGGCGCTGGTGGCTCTTTCCCAACCAGGGCGACGACCTGCTCGTCCCCGGATACCCGGGGCAGAAGGGCGCTGAAACGAGCGCCTACCTGACAGGTCCACCGCCCGAGGGATCGCCGACAGCCAACTACATCCCGCTCGGGTCATACCCTCAGACCATGACGCCCTGGGGCCTGCTCGACGCGTCGGGCGCGACCAGCGAGTGGCTCGATCACTGGGACAGCGTGCGGTACTTTTCGGCAGGATCAAGTTACGGCGGCTCAGGTCCCGACCAGGTCGACGACCAGGTCTGGAACACGGCGGACACCGGCTTCAGGGGGCTACGCATCGCTGCGGCGGTTCCGGCGCCCGGCGTTTGTGCGACGCTCTCGTTGTACACCATCATCATGACACGACGAAGGCGGTGA
- a CDS encoding arylsulfatase: MRTPRRIVGAVVCAIVVLLGGLIASPLASAGEPARPHIVHIVADDLGWRDVGFNGAADIKTPNLDALAAEGAKLTQFYVQPMCTPTRAALLTGRYPFRYGLQTAVIPSVSSYGLDTEEWLLPQALKEAGYKTAIVGKWHLGHADKKHWPNQRGFDYQYGALIGELDYFTHEEHGVLDWFRNNEPVREEGYTTTLFGKDAARLIERHDPATPLYLYLAFNAPHTPYQAPQEYIDRYPGIEDPTRRTYAAMVTALDDEVGRVVAALKKRGMRDNTLILFHSDNGGTFNPMFAGVMADVSKITIPCDNRPFRDGKGSNYEGGTRVSAFANWPGRIRAQAVDGLMHVVDVYPTIAALAGASTSKCKPLDGFDVWDTLSRGAASPRTEIIYNIEPFRAAIRQGDWKLVWRTVLPSSVELFDLAADPSESNNLAGKHPEIVRRLQQRLEELSREAAKPLFLVDQMRVVTTNMNGEPVLPYEDGYGEVEHMPGAAGKE; this comes from the coding sequence GTGAGAACTCCGAGACGGATCGTCGGCGCTGTCGTGTGCGCGATCGTGGTGTTGCTTGGTGGCCTGATCGCGTCGCCGCTCGCCAGCGCGGGCGAGCCCGCGCGGCCGCACATTGTTCACATCGTCGCCGACGATCTCGGGTGGAGGGATGTCGGCTTCAACGGGGCCGCCGACATCAAGACGCCGAACCTCGACGCGCTGGCGGCGGAGGGCGCGAAACTCACGCAGTTCTACGTGCAGCCGATGTGCACGCCCACGCGTGCGGCGCTGCTCACCGGGCGCTATCCGTTCCGCTACGGCCTGCAGACCGCGGTGATTCCGTCGGTCTCGTCGTACGGACTGGACACCGAGGAGTGGCTGCTGCCGCAGGCGCTGAAGGAGGCGGGGTACAAGACCGCGATCGTCGGCAAGTGGCACCTCGGCCACGCCGACAAGAAGCACTGGCCCAACCAGCGCGGCTTCGACTACCAGTACGGCGCGTTGATCGGCGAACTCGACTATTTCACGCACGAAGAGCACGGCGTGCTCGACTGGTTTCGCAACAACGAGCCGGTGCGCGAGGAGGGGTACACGACGACGTTGTTCGGCAAGGACGCGGCGCGCCTGATCGAGCGGCACGACCCCGCCACGCCCCTCTACCTCTATCTGGCCTTCAACGCTCCGCACACGCCCTACCAGGCGCCGCAGGAGTACATCGACCGCTATCCGGGCATCGAGGACCCGACCCGGCGTACGTACGCCGCCATGGTGACGGCCCTCGACGACGAGGTCGGTCGCGTCGTGGCGGCGCTGAAGAAGCGGGGCATGCGCGACAACACCCTGATCCTCTTCCACAGCGACAACGGCGGGACATTCAACCCCATGTTCGCCGGCGTCATGGCCGATGTCTCGAAGATCACCATCCCGTGCGACAACCGACCGTTCCGTGACGGCAAGGGGTCGAACTACGAAGGCGGCACGCGCGTGAGCGCCTTCGCCAACTGGCCGGGTCGGATCCGGGCGCAGGCGGTCGACGGCCTCATGCATGTGGTCGATGTGTACCCCACGATCGCGGCGCTCGCCGGGGCCTCGACCAGCAAGTGCAAGCCGCTCGACGGTTTCGATGTCTGGGACACGCTCTCCCGTGGCGCAGCGTCCCCGCGCACCGAGATCATCTACAACATCGAGCCGTTCCGCGCCGCGATCCGCCAGGGCGACTGGAAACTCGTCTGGCGCACTGTCCTGCCGTCGAGTGTCGAACTCTTCGACCTCGCGGCAGACCCGTCGGAATCGAACAACCTCGCCGGCAAGCACCCCGAGATCGTCCGTCGGCTCCAGCAGCGCCTGGAGGAACTGTCGCGCGAGGCGGCCAAGCCCCTGTTCCTCGTGGACCAGATGAGGGTGGTCACGACGAACATGAACGGGGAGCCGGTGCTGCCGTACGAAGATGGCTACGGCGAAGTCGAGCACATGCCCGGCGCCGCCGGGAAGGAATAA
- a CDS encoding type II secretion system protein produces MRARGFTLLELLLSVGVIAILLGILIPTLREVRLIAKERTVLAHQRQVHSELQRYTTDRRGWYPYYGIPGTALAPIEYTPRLDSPQGIGGFDPDGTYWGQPLAWWWKLILDGYDGALARNGPEVDPEWDIPARPYDAAAKDFMMFGAFATPWFFEHGRTPDVRNHQPMPESAVAFPGAKGLLIRWNTVRRGEFNKLKHFVHFVDGHGEQRSFDTMIRGVDLPSVIWEAPVLTTEKGVLGRDI; encoded by the coding sequence ATGCGAGCCCGGGGCTTCACACTCCTCGAACTCCTCCTCTCCGTCGGCGTCATCGCGATCCTCCTGGGCATCCTCATCCCCACGCTGCGCGAAGTCCGACTCATCGCGAAAGAGCGCACCGTCCTCGCCCATCAGCGACAGGTCCATTCAGAACTCCAGCGATACACGACGGATCGGCGCGGCTGGTACCCCTACTACGGCATTCCCGGCACGGCGCTCGCACCCATCGAGTACACCCCCCGGCTCGACAGCCCGCAGGGCATCGGCGGGTTCGACCCAGACGGGACCTACTGGGGCCAGCCCCTCGCGTGGTGGTGGAAACTGATCCTCGACGGCTACGACGGCGCCCTGGCGCGCAACGGGCCCGAGGTCGATCCAGAGTGGGACATTCCGGCGCGCCCGTACGACGCAGCCGCCAAGGACTTCATGATGTTCGGCGCGTTCGCGACGCCCTGGTTCTTCGAGCACGGGCGCACTCCCGATGTGCGCAACCACCAGCCCATGCCCGAGTCCGCCGTCGCGTTCCCGGGCGCGAAAGGGCTGCTCATCCGGTGGAACACGGTGCGCAGGGGCGAGTTCAACAAGCTCAAGCACTTCGTGCACTTCGTCGACGGCCACGGCGAGCAGCGATCGTTCGACACCATGATCCGCGGCGTCGACCTGCCCAGCGTCATCTGGGAAGCGCCCGTCCTCACCACCGAGAAGGGCGTGCTCGGACGCGACATCTGA
- a CDS encoding CotH kinase family protein, with product MNTARPRTRLLSFVGALLVACPALSQDLYDTGVLRSFNLSFHDANWLTLLRQNYASETPILADLEVDGVMYPDVGVRIRGNTSYTALPAGSQKFSLKILTDFVHSGQEVMGYDNLNLNNGFRDPTFCREVVYNNFVAQFIPNPRANHVVVSLNGENWGVYINVQQPNKRMLRDYFANADGLRIVCANNPNGPGLTYNGPNASGYTGYQISNDGGLADPFAALIAVCNAVTNWPIGAWMDIDTVFAIDPSIWSVALENILTDDDSYINKGADFMTYLDPLDGRMHLLQRDANETFTQATWSLTRNFTASNKPVLSRVLAAPELRQRYMAHYRTVRQNLTWDYFGPIFQQHRALIDAAVQADTKKLYSYALFQNNFTSTVTMPLGGLAGGNIIGLQQFVTQRASFLNGSAELLASGPSIASVQASSSSPDPSEPVWITASVSPAGSPVAKVELFYRPSNTTGYSRALMLDDGASGDGGAGDGVYGALLPVNASGGQIIQFYVAATASNAFGSLSFRPALAERGPDSVQYTFGDTGVRLTEWMYSGGSGEFIEFTNMSSKPVDFTGWSFDDDHRVSGAFDLSAFGVVQPGESVVVTESDASAFAAAWGLGSEVKVIGLLGATAGNNLGRNDEINLYDAMGNLVDRLTYGDQSFPGSIRTQNNSGQTAPENLGLNDALLWGLSAPGDVYGSYAATTGEHGTPGSYFAAGCFGFPGDTNGDGVVNFTDLNTVLSQFGQAGAGLAGDVNDDGVVNFADLNSVLSNFGQSC from the coding sequence ATGAACACTGCCCGTCCGCGCACCCGCCTCCTTTCGTTCGTGGGCGCGCTCCTCGTCGCGTGCCCGGCGCTCTCGCAGGACCTCTACGACACTGGCGTGCTGCGCTCGTTCAACCTCTCCTTCCACGACGCCAACTGGCTGACGCTGCTGCGCCAGAACTACGCGTCGGAGACGCCCATCCTCGCGGACCTCGAGGTCGACGGCGTGATGTATCCGGATGTCGGGGTTCGCATCCGCGGCAACACTTCGTACACGGCGCTGCCCGCCGGTTCGCAGAAGTTCTCGCTCAAGATCCTGACGGACTTCGTGCACTCCGGCCAGGAGGTGATGGGCTACGACAACCTCAACCTGAACAACGGGTTCCGCGACCCGACCTTCTGCCGCGAGGTGGTGTACAACAACTTTGTCGCGCAGTTCATCCCGAACCCGAGGGCGAACCACGTGGTCGTCTCGCTCAACGGCGAGAACTGGGGCGTGTACATCAACGTGCAGCAGCCGAACAAGCGGATGCTGCGCGACTACTTCGCGAACGCGGACGGGCTGCGGATCGTGTGCGCCAACAACCCCAACGGCCCCGGGCTGACCTACAACGGGCCGAACGCGTCGGGGTACACCGGGTACCAGATCTCGAACGATGGCGGGCTCGCCGACCCGTTCGCCGCGCTCATCGCGGTGTGCAACGCGGTGACGAACTGGCCGATCGGTGCGTGGATGGACATCGATACGGTGTTCGCCATTGACCCTTCGATCTGGTCGGTCGCGCTCGAGAACATCCTCACCGACGACGACAGTTACATCAACAAGGGCGCGGACTTCATGACCTACCTCGACCCGCTCGACGGGCGGATGCACCTGCTGCAGCGCGACGCGAACGAGACCTTCACGCAGGCGACCTGGTCGCTCACGCGGAACTTCACCGCGAGCAACAAGCCGGTCCTCAGCCGCGTGCTGGCGGCGCCGGAGCTCCGCCAGCGCTACATGGCGCACTACCGCACGGTCAGGCAGAATCTGACATGGGACTACTTCGGCCCGATCTTCCAGCAGCACCGGGCCCTCATCGACGCCGCGGTGCAGGCGGATACGAAGAAACTCTACTCGTACGCGCTTTTTCAGAACAACTTCACCTCGACCGTGACGATGCCCCTTGGGGGCCTGGCAGGCGGCAACATCATCGGCCTGCAGCAGTTCGTCACCCAGCGCGCGTCGTTCCTCAACGGCAGCGCCGAATTGCTCGCAAGCGGGCCGTCGATCGCTTCGGTGCAGGCGTCCTCGTCCTCGCCCGACCCTTCCGAGCCGGTGTGGATCACGGCGAGCGTGTCCCCGGCGGGGAGCCCCGTCGCGAAGGTGGAGCTCTTCTACCGGCCCTCGAACACGACTGGCTACAGCCGCGCGCTGATGCTCGACGACGGCGCGTCCGGCGATGGCGGCGCGGGCGACGGCGTCTACGGCGCGCTGCTGCCGGTGAATGCCTCGGGCGGGCAGATCATCCAGTTCTATGTCGCGGCGACCGCGTCCAACGCGTTTGGGTCGCTCTCGTTCCGGCCCGCGCTCGCCGAGCGTGGACCGGACTCCGTGCAGTACACCTTCGGCGACACGGGCGTGCGCCTCACCGAGTGGATGTACTCGGGCGGCAGCGGCGAGTTCATCGAGTTCACGAACATGTCGAGCAAGCCGGTGGACTTCACCGGCTGGAGCTTCGACGACGATCACCGCGTCTCGGGCGCGTTCGACCTCAGCGCGTTCGGCGTCGTGCAGCCGGGCGAATCGGTCGTGGTGACCGAGAGCGATGCGTCCGCCTTCGCGGCGGCGTGGGGGCTCGGGTCCGAGGTCAAGGTCATCGGCCTGCTCGGAGCCACTGCCGGCAACAACCTCGGGCGCAACGACGAGATCAACCTTTACGACGCTATGGGGAATCTTGTCGATCGCCTGACCTACGGCGATCAGTCCTTCCCCGGCTCGATCCGCACGCAGAACAACTCGGGCCAGACCGCGCCGGAGAACCTCGGCCTGAACGACGCGCTGCTGTGGGGGCTCTCGGCGCCCGGCGACGTGTACGGCTCGTACGCCGCGACCACGGGCGAGCACGGCACACCCGGTTCCTATTTCGCCGCGGGATGCTTCGGGTTCCCCGGCGACACGAACGGCGACGGTGTGGTGAACTTCACCGACCTCAACACCGTGCTGAGCCAGTTCGGGCAGGCCGGCGCCGGTCTCGCTGGCGATGTGAACGACGACGGCGTGGTGAACTTCGCGGACCTCAACAGCGTGCTGAGCAACTTCGGTCAGTCCTGCTAG
- a CDS encoding DUF4286 family protein — translation MAKIAYTVRASLPDAATADRFLAWMTGEHLRDLLDAGALSAEAVRLDIESTGPVPVVECRYVFADRAAYMAYVREHAPRLRARGMELFPPKGDGTPSIHYQRTVGEIHGPKN, via the coding sequence ATGGCCAAGATCGCGTACACCGTCCGCGCCTCGCTGCCCGACGCCGCCACCGCCGACCGCTTCCTCGCGTGGATGACCGGCGAGCACCTGCGCGACCTCCTCGACGCGGGGGCCCTGAGCGCCGAAGCCGTCCGCCTCGACATCGAGAGCACGGGCCCGGTCCCAGTCGTCGAGTGCCGCTATGTCTTCGCCGACCGGGCCGCGTACATGGCCTATGTCCGGGAACACGCCCCGCGCCTGCGCGCACGCGGCATGGAGCTCTTCCCCCCCAAGGGCGACGGCACGCCCAGCATCCACTACCAGCGCACCGTGGGCGAGATCCACGGTCCGAAGAACTGA
- the clpB gene encoding ATP-dependent chaperone ClpB — MRLDRFTTLAQQALADAQGLAMERESAEVSPLHLLSALLSERGGTGASIVAKAGVQPERVTQVVDAALTRMPKVTGTPPQPGRAMLSILQKADADAREMGDAYVSTEHLLLALSEIASDAKEALSVVGLSRKRLMDSIKAVRAASGVTSVQDQGAESNYESLKKYGIDLTEKASAGKLDPVIGRDEEIRRCMQVLSRRTKNNPVLIGEPGVGKTAIAEGLALRIVDGDCPESMRDARIVALDVGQLLAGAKFRGEFEERLKAVLREVAASEGRVILFIDELHTIVGAGQAEGAVSAGNLLKPALSRGELRCIGATTLDEYRKHIEKDPAFERRFQPVFVDQPSVEDTIAILRGLKPRYEAHHGVRIIDSALVAAARLSNRYITERFLPDKAIDLIDEAASRLRIEADSLPTELDELRRRIMQLEIEKQALQMETEDGAGGDAQSARQLDRVEQELSDLNEKNRALTARWEEEKSLHDEVKSIRETMDAKRVEFEQAQRRGDLETAARIQYGELRDLQARLDEAEKAIDEREQRGGSLIKEEVDAEAIAQIVARWTGIPVSKLVEGEREKLLQMEAELGRRVVGQEDAVRAVSDAVRRSRAGLGDPARPIGSFLFLGPTGVGKTELCKALASFMFDTEEALVRIDMSEYMEKHAVARLIGAPPGYVGYEEGGRLTESIRRRPYAVVLFDEIEKAHPDVFNVLLQMLDDGRLTDGQGRTIDFKNTVVVMTSNIGSQQIQELTGKGADDWEIEAAVREQLKLFLRPELLNRIDETIIFHQLRREQIAQIVDIQLERLRKRLADREISIELTREAIDAIANEGYDPVYGARPLKRVIQQRLENPIAARILSGEITDGRTVRVGYEGKSFTFGAG, encoded by the coding sequence ATGCGACTCGACCGCTTCACCACCCTCGCCCAGCAGGCCCTCGCCGACGCCCAGGGCCTCGCCATGGAGCGGGAATCCGCCGAGGTCTCGCCCCTCCACCTGCTCTCGGCCCTGCTCTCCGAGCGCGGCGGGACGGGCGCGTCCATCGTCGCCAAGGCCGGCGTGCAGCCCGAGCGCGTCACGCAGGTCGTCGACGCCGCCCTCACGCGCATGCCGAAGGTCACCGGCACGCCCCCCCAGCCCGGGCGCGCCATGCTCTCCATCCTCCAGAAGGCCGACGCCGACGCGCGCGAGATGGGCGACGCCTATGTCTCCACCGAGCACCTGCTGCTCGCGCTCAGCGAGATCGCCAGCGACGCGAAGGAAGCGCTCTCGGTCGTGGGGCTGTCGCGGAAGCGCCTGATGGACTCCATCAAGGCCGTGCGCGCCGCCAGCGGCGTGACCAGCGTGCAGGACCAGGGCGCCGAGTCCAACTACGAGTCCCTCAAGAAGTACGGCATCGACCTGACCGAGAAGGCGTCGGCCGGCAAACTCGACCCCGTGATCGGGCGCGACGAAGAGATCCGGCGCTGCATGCAGGTGCTCAGCCGGCGCACGAAGAACAACCCCGTGCTCATCGGCGAGCCGGGCGTGGGCAAGACCGCGATCGCCGAGGGGCTCGCCCTGCGCATCGTCGACGGCGACTGCCCCGAGTCCATGCGCGACGCGCGCATCGTCGCGCTCGATGTGGGCCAGTTGCTCGCGGGCGCCAAGTTCCGCGGCGAGTTCGAGGAGCGCCTCAAGGCCGTGCTGCGCGAGGTCGCCGCCAGCGAGGGGCGCGTGATCCTGTTCATCGACGAACTGCACACCATCGTGGGCGCCGGGCAGGCCGAGGGCGCGGTCAGCGCCGGGAACCTGCTCAAGCCGGCGCTCTCTCGAGGCGAACTGCGCTGCATCGGCGCCACCACGCTCGACGAGTACCGCAAGCACATCGAGAAGGACCCCGCCTTCGAGCGCCGCTTCCAGCCGGTGTTCGTCGATCAGCCCAGCGTCGAGGACACCATCGCGATTTTGCGCGGGCTCAAGCCCCGCTACGAGGCGCACCACGGCGTGCGCATCATCGACAGCGCGCTCGTCGCCGCCGCCCGCCTGAGCAACCGCTACATCACCGAGCGCTTCCTGCCCGACAAGGCGATCGACCTGATCGACGAGGCCGCCAGCCGCCTGCGCATCGAGGCGGACAGTCTGCCCACCGAACTGGACGAACTGCGCCGGCGCATCATGCAACTCGAGATCGAGAAGCAGGCGCTGCAGATGGAGACCGAAGACGGCGCCGGGGGCGATGCGCAGAGCGCGCGCCAACTCGACCGCGTCGAGCAGGAATTGTCTGACCTCAACGAGAAGAACCGCGCGCTGACGGCGCGCTGGGAGGAGGAGAAGTCCCTCCACGACGAGGTGAAGTCGATCCGCGAGACGATGGACGCCAAGCGCGTCGAGTTCGAGCAGGCCCAGCGCCGGGGCGACCTCGAGACCGCCGCCCGCATCCAGTACGGCGAACTCCGCGACCTGCAGGCGCGCCTCGACGAGGCCGAGAAGGCGATCGACGAGCGCGAGCAGCGCGGCGGGTCGCTGATCAAGGAAGAGGTCGACGCGGAGGCGATCGCGCAGATCGTTGCGCGCTGGACGGGCATCCCCGTGAGCAAGCTCGTCGAGGGCGAGCGCGAGAAACTGCTGCAGATGGAGGCGGAACTCGGCAGGCGCGTCGTGGGCCAGGAGGACGCGGTGCGCGCCGTGAGCGACGCGGTCCGGCGCAGCCGCGCCGGGCTGGGCGACCCGGCGCGCCCGATCGGCTCGTTCCTGTTCCTGGGCCCGACGGGGGTGGGCAAGACGGAACTGTGCAAGGCGCTCGCGTCGTTCATGTTCGACACGGAAGAGGCGCTGGTGCGCATCGACATGAGCGAGTACATGGAGAAGCACGCCGTCGCGCGCCTGATCGGGGCGCCCCCGGGGTATGTCGGCTACGAGGAGGGCGGGCGCCTGACCGAGTCGATCCGGCGCAGGCCCTACGCCGTCGTGCTGTTCGACGAGATCGAGAAGGCGCACCCCGATGTGTTCAATGTGCTGCTGCAGATGCTCGACGACGGGCGCCTGACCGACGGGCAGGGGCGCACCATCGACTTCAAGAACACCGTGGTCGTGATGACGAGCAACATCGGCAGCCAGCAGATCCAGGAACTAACGGGCAAGGGGGCAGACGACTGGGAGATCGAGGCGGCGGTGCGCGAGCAGTTGAAGTTGTTCCTGCGCCCCGAACTGCTCAACCGCATCGACGAGACGATCATCTTCCACCAGTTGCGCCGCGAGCAGATCGCGCAGATCGTGGACATCCAGCTCGAGCGCCTGCGGAAGCGCCTGGCGGATCGCGAGATCAGCATCGAACTGACGCGCGAGGCGATCGACGCGATCGCCAACGAGGGCTACGACCCCGTCTACGGCGCCCGCCCGCTCAAGCGCGTGATCCAGCAACGCCTCGAGAACCCCATCGCCGCGCGGATCCTGTCGGGCGAGATCACGGACGGCCGGACGGTGCGCGTGGGGTACGAGGGGAAGAGTTTCACCTTCGGGGCGGGGTGA
- a CDS encoding HDIG domain-containing protein gives MAERPVIRSARTAPSRGVAARRRELRKALERREGNLLRDLAHNPQAGLALAIALSFAILAGLVGAWAHDRPRVAIGRTAQDSQLVRVEFTRENTTATESRRESARQQSPRVYVGDQAIFQELESSFARLPRSLAQAESLENVALEIRSLFRLDEASLSAIRAQATADGGVSERWSASVKSFIRELERTPILRAEEYQVQDISPGTRMELRLPGVVNPVPKDRALSVANEERLREELRRLARRAGFDDAEARPLVDRIAPPRGARATFSFDEVATQIERERAANAVRPELLVYKKGDVLLRRGDIIDASRAELMLAEREAYRAAEAREHPLSRPLRGLATVTLFAIATLGASLYIVVFYPAGERRPSRLLLVALLALVTFFVAAWAAEVSPGATYLVATLPTLFFASVLVIVYDQRCALLMGGLHAALLAATLQLPLAFAMALLVAIAAMIAQLAEIRQRTTLIRAGLITAGVAFLIVIATGVFDRPIFDPSRDDSGFLTPARRELLVDASLFAVSAMLVSFLTLGLLPAIERLFDVLTGMRLIELRDPKQPLLRKLAQRAPGTYTHSITVAALAESAADAVGADSLHVYVGALYHDIGKMNKPDYFVENQGGGFNRHSRLSPAMSLLVIVGHVKDGVEMAYEEGLPRSLRHYIESHHGTTLVEYFYHRAKEQAEENKEGAPAEIGYRYPGPKPQTKEAAILMLCDAVESATRALAEPTPSRIESVVRTISLKRLMDGQFDQCDLTLRELQVMEDAVIKSLNSIYHGRIAYPSSSGGEKTEKVRGQKTSAAAPVPAQAQPAQNGAATEQAQAAKPTGT, from the coding sequence ATGGCAGAGCGTCCAGTCATCCGAAGCGCACGCACCGCGCCCTCGCGTGGGGTCGCCGCGCGCCGGCGCGAGCTGCGCAAGGCGCTCGAGCGCCGCGAGGGCAACCTGCTGCGCGACCTGGCGCACAATCCTCAGGCCGGGCTGGCGCTGGCGATCGCGCTGTCGTTCGCGATCCTCGCCGGGCTGGTGGGGGCGTGGGCGCACGACCGGCCTCGCGTCGCGATCGGTCGGACGGCGCAGGACTCGCAGCTGGTGCGCGTGGAGTTCACGCGCGAGAACACGACCGCGACCGAGAGCCGGCGCGAGTCGGCGCGTCAGCAGTCGCCGCGCGTGTATGTGGGCGACCAGGCGATCTTCCAGGAGCTCGAGTCCTCGTTCGCGCGCCTGCCGCGCTCGCTGGCGCAGGCCGAATCACTCGAGAATGTCGCGCTGGAGATCCGCTCGCTGTTCCGTCTGGATGAGGCGTCGCTGAGCGCGATCCGCGCGCAGGCGACCGCCGATGGGGGTGTGAGCGAGCGCTGGTCCGCCTCTGTCAAGTCGTTCATCCGCGAGCTGGAGCGCACGCCGATCCTGCGCGCCGAGGAATACCAGGTCCAGGACATCTCGCCCGGCACGCGGATGGAGCTGCGCCTTCCCGGCGTGGTGAACCCGGTGCCCAAGGACCGCGCGCTGAGCGTCGCCAACGAGGAGCGCCTGCGCGAAGAGTTGCGCCGGCTCGCCCGGCGGGCCGGGTTCGACGACGCCGAGGCGCGCCCGCTCGTCGACCGCATCGCGCCGCCCCGGGGGGCCCGCGCCACCTTCAGCTTCGACGAGGTCGCCACCCAGATCGAGCGCGAGCGCGCCGCCAACGCCGTGCGCCCGGAACTGCTGGTCTACAAGAAGGGCGATGTGCTGCTGCGCCGGGGCGACATCATCGACGCGTCGCGCGCCGAGCTGATGCTCGCCGAGCGCGAGGCCTATCGCGCCGCCGAGGCGCGCGAGCACCCGCTCTCACGCCCGTTGCGCGGCCTGGCCACCGTCACGCTCTTCGCGATCGCGACGCTTGGCGCCTCGCTCTACATCGTCGTGTTCTACCCGGCCGGCGAGCGTCGGCCCTCGCGCCTGCTGCTGGTCGCCCTGCTGGCGCTGGTGACCTTCTTCGTCGCCGCGTGGGCCGCCGAGGTCAGCCCGGGCGCGACCTATCTCGTGGCGACCCTCCCCACGCTCTTCTTCGCGTCGGTGCTCGTCATCGTCTACGACCAGCGCTGCGCGCTGCTCATGGGCGGGCTGCACGCGGCCCTGCTGGCGGCCACGCTCCAGCTTCCGCTCGCGTTCGCGATGGCGCTGCTCGTCGCGATCGCCGCCATGATCGCCCAGCTCGCCGAGATCCGCCAGCGCACCACGCTCATCCGCGCCGGGCTCATCACCGCCGGGGTCGCGTTCCTCATCGTCATCGCCACCGGCGTGTTCGACCGGCCCATCTTTGATCCCTCGCGCGACGATTCCGGCTTCCTCACCCCTGCCCGGCGCGAACTGCTCGTCGACGCGTCCCTCTTCGCGGTCTCCGCGATGCTCGTCTCGTTCCTCACGCTGGGCCTGCTCCCGGCGATCGAGCGCCTCTTCGATGTCCTCACCGGCATGCGCCTCATCGAACTCCGCGACCCCAAGCAGCCCCTGCTGCGCAAGCTCGCCCAGCGCGCGCCCGGAACCTACACCCACTCCATCACCGTCGCGGCACTCGCCGAGTCCGCCGCCGACGCCGTCGGCGCAGACTCCCTCCATGTCTATGTCGGCGCGCTCTACCACGACATCGGCAAGATGAACAAGCCCGACTACTTCGTCGAGAACCAGGGCGGCGGCTTCAACCGCCACTCGCGCCTCTCGCCCGCGATGTCGCTGCTGGTCATCGTGGGCCACGTCAAAGACGGCGTCGAGATGGCCTACGAAGAGGGCCTGCCACGCTCGCTGCGCCACTACATCGAGTCCCACCACGGCACCACGCTCGTCGAGTACTTCTACCACCGCGCCAAAGAGCAGGCGGAAGAGAACAAAGAGGGCGCGCCCGCCGAGATCGGCTACCGATACCCCGGGCCCAAGCCCCAGACCAAAGAGGCCGCGATCCTCATGCTGTGCGACGCCGTCGAGTCCGCGACGCGCGCGCTCGCCGAGCCCACGCCCTCGCGCATCGAGTCGGTCGTGCGCACCATCTCGCTCAAGCGCCTGATGGACGGCCAGTTCGACCAGTGCGACCTGACCCTCCGCGAACTCCAGGTCATGGAGGACGCGGTGATCAAGTCGCTCAACTCGATCTACCACGGGCGCATCGCGTACCCCTCATCGTCCGGCGGCGAGAAGACCGAGAAAGTCCGCGGCCAGAAGACCAGCGCCGCCGCGCCGGTCCCGGCGCAGGCCCAGCCGGCGCAGAACGGCGCGGCGACCGAGCAGGCGCAGGCCGCGAAGCCGACGGGGACATGA